From the Arthrobacter sp. PM3 genome, one window contains:
- a CDS encoding glycosyltransferase: MICSLVTPWGIYVFYGVTRYSLFSPGSHSWKTSRGGVFGTPADYMGYLFSEKRLNLRAEMFFTKSVPALAAMAEDHDYKHYVMYSEHLPKRHQELLFAAAAQYPFLVPVEWNEVVRGTGIEEVLPLIEEDLAAKFDAADGVQPVVWFRLDDDDVLAADYLARLETYRTTNHTGMAISFGLGLTAYKGERELMNLREFYHPKSAQGMAFVSAFDPGKGRLEIKTPGPHHGVDKVMPTILESTEHMFFQVRHSDQDSTLNESPHERVAESLARLDRLPGVRAADIAADKWPTLIDDIIRGELVPHELSAPGAEPLRLTEETELTFPLDAGVDGGLVEFEFEFESASRLRGGFAMVTYDLHGADGIDPEKLGLSRSSRFGLSRQAWSKNASGIVRQSVLLPDGVSISAVTLRGKNAQPADVFIRLRQPRVVAVHAAG, encoded by the coding sequence GTGATTTGTTCACTCGTCACACCTTGGGGGATCTACGTGTTCTACGGCGTTACGCGGTACAGCCTTTTCTCGCCCGGCTCGCATTCATGGAAGACGTCGCGCGGCGGAGTCTTCGGAACCCCGGCGGACTACATGGGCTACCTGTTTTCGGAGAAGCGGCTCAACCTGCGCGCCGAGATGTTCTTCACCAAGTCCGTGCCGGCCCTCGCCGCAATGGCGGAGGACCATGACTACAAGCACTACGTCATGTACTCCGAGCATCTCCCGAAGCGCCACCAGGAACTGTTGTTCGCGGCCGCGGCCCAGTACCCGTTCCTGGTGCCGGTCGAGTGGAATGAAGTAGTCCGGGGGACCGGCATCGAAGAGGTGCTGCCGCTGATCGAGGAGGATCTTGCCGCCAAGTTCGACGCCGCTGACGGCGTGCAACCGGTGGTGTGGTTCCGCCTCGACGACGACGACGTGCTAGCCGCCGACTACCTGGCACGCCTTGAAACCTACCGGACCACGAACCACACGGGGATGGCAATCTCCTTCGGGCTCGGCCTGACGGCATACAAGGGTGAGCGCGAACTGATGAATCTTCGGGAGTTCTACCACCCGAAGTCCGCCCAGGGCATGGCGTTCGTGTCGGCCTTCGATCCCGGCAAGGGCCGGCTCGAGATCAAGACGCCGGGCCCGCACCACGGAGTGGACAAGGTGATGCCGACCATCCTGGAATCCACCGAGCACATGTTCTTCCAGGTCCGGCACAGCGACCAGGACTCGACGCTGAATGAGTCTCCGCACGAACGAGTGGCCGAGTCGCTGGCCCGGCTCGACAGGCTCCCTGGCGTACGGGCAGCGGACATTGCCGCCGACAAGTGGCCGACCCTGATCGATGACATCATCCGCGGCGAGCTGGTGCCGCACGAACTCTCCGCGCCGGGGGCCGAACCATTGCGCCTTACGGAAGAAACGGAGCTGACTTTCCCCCTGGACGCCGGGGTCGACGGCGGCCTGGTGGAGTTCGAGTTCGAGTTCGAATCAGCCAGCAGGCTCCGCGGCGGCTTCGCCATGGTGACCTATGACCTTCACGGGGCGGACGGCATTGACCCGGAGAAGCTCGGCCTCAGCAGGAGCAGCAGGTTTGGCCTGAGCCGTCAGGCGTGGTCCAAGAACGCCAGCGGCATCGTACGCCAGAGCGTCCTGCTTCCGGACGGCGTCAGCATCTCGGCCGTCACGCTGCGGGGAAAGAACGCCCAGCCGGCCGACGTCTTCATCCGGCTGCGCCAGCCCCGGGTCGTGGCGGTCCACGCCGCCGGCTGA
- a CDS encoding NAD-dependent protein deacetylase, with protein MTGFASLPPVTAAGTPADVQRSELEALQDIHRVLAGARFAVLTGAGLSTDSGIPDYRGPGAAPRAPMTYQEFIGAAENRQRYWARNHIGWSHLRRADPNAGHAAVARLERRGLLTGLITQNVDRLHEDAGSLNVVDLHGRFDQVVCLDCHRRFSRQLLAGVLDELNPGFLERARAAGAVEMAPDADATVEDSKLIESFIVARCPACSGTLKPDFVYFGENVPKDRVERSYAMVDAAEALLVAGSSLTVMSGLRFVRHAAKQGKAVVIINRGATRGDDLATIKLDAGVSGALSWLAAELPEL; from the coding sequence ATGACTGGTTTTGCCAGCCTCCCGCCGGTCACCGCGGCCGGGACGCCCGCGGACGTACAGCGCAGCGAGCTTGAGGCGCTGCAGGATATCCACCGTGTCCTGGCAGGCGCGCGGTTCGCCGTGCTGACCGGCGCCGGCCTGAGCACCGATTCCGGCATCCCGGACTACCGCGGGCCCGGAGCCGCCCCGCGGGCCCCCATGACCTACCAGGAATTCATCGGCGCGGCGGAAAACCGGCAGCGGTACTGGGCACGCAATCATATCGGCTGGTCGCACCTGCGCCGGGCAGACCCCAACGCGGGCCACGCCGCGGTGGCCCGGCTGGAACGCCGCGGGCTCCTGACCGGCCTCATCACCCAGAACGTGGACCGGCTGCACGAAGACGCCGGCAGCCTCAACGTGGTGGACCTGCACGGCAGGTTCGACCAGGTGGTGTGCCTGGACTGCCACCGGCGGTTCAGCCGCCAGCTCCTCGCCGGGGTCCTGGACGAACTCAACCCGGGTTTCCTGGAACGTGCCCGCGCCGCCGGGGCCGTTGAGATGGCGCCCGATGCCGACGCCACGGTCGAGGACTCGAAGCTGATCGAGTCCTTCATCGTGGCCCGCTGCCCCGCCTGCAGCGGCACGCTGAAGCCGGACTTTGTCTACTTCGGCGAAAACGTGCCCAAGGACCGGGTTGAGCGCTCCTACGCCATGGTCGACGCCGCCGAAGCGCTGCTGGTTGCCGGCTCGTCCCTGACCGTGATGAGCGGGCTGCGTTTTGTCCGGCACGCCGCGAAGCAGGGCAAGGCCGTGGTCATCATCAACAGGGGAGCCACCCGCGGGGATGACCTGGCCACGATCAAGCTCGACGCCGGCGTCAGCGGCGCCCTGAGCTGGCTCGCCGCTGAACTGCCCGAACTCTGA
- a CDS encoding peroxiredoxin — protein MVPAPGDVPGVGEPAPDFELVNQFGEPVRLSDFRGRNVAVVFYPFAFSGICTGELCEIRDNLALFEDADAAVLAVSVDSKFAQRAYAEKEGYDFDLLADFWPHGAVASAYGVFDADSGMALRGTFIIDAAGIVRYVVVNPRGQARDFAAYRSALAGLGRN, from the coding sequence GTGGTACCTGCGCCCGGCGACGTTCCCGGCGTCGGCGAGCCCGCACCCGACTTCGAGCTCGTCAACCAGTTCGGCGAACCGGTGCGCCTGTCCGACTTCCGTGGCCGCAACGTGGCGGTTGTCTTCTATCCCTTCGCATTCTCCGGCATCTGCACCGGGGAACTGTGTGAAATCCGGGACAACCTGGCGCTCTTTGAAGATGCTGACGCCGCGGTGCTGGCCGTGTCGGTGGACAGCAAGTTCGCCCAGCGCGCCTACGCCGAAAAGGAAGGCTACGACTTCGATCTTTTGGCCGATTTCTGGCCGCACGGCGCCGTGGCCTCGGCCTACGGCGTCTTCGACGCGGACAGCGGCATGGCGCTGCGCGGCACATTCATCATCGACGCGGCAGGAATTGTCCGTTACGTCGTGGTGAATCCGCGCGGACAGGCCAGGGATTTTGCCGCATACCGGTCCGCCCTCGCGGGGCTGGGCAGGAACTGA
- a CDS encoding DUF3052 domain-containing protein, with product MSEADAATSVNVAEKLGFKDGDLIQEFGYDDDVDFDLRDDIEDLTGSELLDEDDHEVVDAAILWWRAGDGDLVDTLVDSLTTLTEGGVVWVLTPKSGRVGYVSPADIQDAAPTAGLHYTTSAGVSKDWSATRLVTRKNK from the coding sequence GTGAGCGAGGCCGACGCCGCCACTTCGGTAAATGTGGCGGAGAAACTGGGTTTCAAAGACGGGGACCTGATTCAGGAATTCGGTTATGACGACGACGTCGACTTCGACTTGCGTGACGACATCGAAGATCTCACGGGCTCCGAGCTCCTTGACGAGGACGACCACGAGGTCGTCGACGCAGCCATCCTGTGGTGGCGTGCCGGTGACGGAGACCTCGTTGACACCCTGGTCGACTCGCTGACCACCCTCACCGAGGGCGGCGTGGTGTGGGTCCTGACGCCCAAGTCCGGACGGGTCGGCTACGTTTCGCCGGCAGACATCCAGGATGCCGCACCCACTGCGGGCCTGCATTACACCACCTCGGCCGGCGTCTCGAAGGACTGGAGCGCCACCCGGTTGGTCACGCGGAAGAACAAGTGA
- the aceE gene encoding pyruvate dehydrogenase (acetyl-transferring), homodimeric type, translated as WNVIKVVWGREWDDLLAKDRDGSLVKIMNETVDGDYQTYKAESGAFVREHFFGQTPQTKELVQDLTDDQIWNLKRGGHDYNKVYAAYKAATEFKGKPTVILAHTVKGYGLGTHFEGRNATHQMKKLTLADLKAFRDHLRIPITDDQLEADPYRPPYYHPGPDAPEIQYLMERRRALGGFVPERRSKHTEITLPDDKAYEVANRGSGKQLAATTMAFVRLLKDLMRDKNFGSRIVPIIPDEARTFGMDAFFPTAKIYNPNGQNYLSVDRDLVLAYKESISGQIVHAGINEAGSVAAFTAAGTAYATHGEPLVPIYVFYSMFGFQRTGDSFWAAADQMTRGFIIGATAGRTTLTGEGLQHADGHSPILAATNPAVVTYDPAYGYEIGVIMRDGLERMYGPDSEDRNLMYYITVYNEPIAQPAAPAELDVEGITKGIYLLAPAKIDGPRTQILASGVSVPWALEAQRILAEDWGVSADVWSVTSWSELRRDAMAAEEEAFLNPGQPARVPFVTRQLAGATGPIVAVTDYMKAVPDQIRQFLPNEFASLGADGFGFSDTRAAARRFFKNDVHSVVVRSLQMLARRGEVDAQAPAQAIEKYRLLNVNAGTTGNAGGDS; from the coding sequence GCTGGAACGTGATCAAGGTCGTCTGGGGCCGGGAATGGGATGACCTGCTGGCCAAGGACCGGGACGGGTCGCTGGTGAAGATCATGAACGAGACCGTCGACGGGGACTACCAGACCTACAAGGCCGAATCCGGCGCGTTCGTCCGCGAGCACTTCTTCGGCCAGACCCCGCAGACCAAGGAACTGGTCCAGGACCTCACCGACGACCAGATCTGGAACCTCAAACGCGGCGGCCACGACTACAACAAGGTCTACGCCGCGTACAAGGCCGCGACCGAGTTCAAGGGCAAACCCACCGTTATCCTGGCCCACACGGTCAAGGGCTACGGCCTGGGCACCCACTTCGAGGGCCGCAACGCGACCCACCAGATGAAAAAACTCACCCTCGCGGACCTCAAAGCCTTCCGCGACCACCTGCGCATCCCCATCACCGACGACCAGCTCGAAGCCGACCCCTACCGGCCCCCGTACTACCACCCCGGCCCCGACGCCCCGGAAATCCAGTACCTCATGGAACGCCGCCGCGCCCTCGGCGGCTTCGTCCCCGAACGCCGGTCCAAGCACACCGAGATCACGCTGCCGGACGACAAGGCCTACGAGGTCGCCAACCGCGGGTCCGGCAAGCAGCTGGCCGCGACCACCATGGCGTTCGTCCGCCTGCTCAAGGACCTCATGCGGGACAAGAACTTCGGTTCCCGGATCGTGCCGATCATCCCCGATGAGGCCCGCACGTTCGGCATGGACGCGTTCTTCCCGACGGCGAAGATCTACAACCCCAACGGCCAGAACTACCTCTCCGTGGACCGGGACCTCGTCCTGGCCTACAAGGAGTCGATCTCCGGCCAGATCGTGCACGCCGGCATCAACGAGGCCGGCTCCGTCGCCGCGTTCACGGCGGCCGGCACCGCCTACGCCACGCACGGCGAGCCGCTCGTGCCGATCTACGTGTTCTACTCCATGTTCGGCTTCCAGCGCACCGGCGACTCCTTCTGGGCCGCCGCGGACCAGATGACCCGCGGGTTCATCATCGGCGCCACCGCCGGCCGCACCACCCTCACCGGTGAAGGCCTGCAGCACGCCGACGGCCACTCCCCCATCCTCGCCGCCACCAACCCGGCCGTCGTCACCTACGACCCCGCCTACGGCTACGAGATCGGCGTGATCATGCGCGACGGCCTGGAACGGATGTACGGCCCGGACTCGGAAGACCGGAACCTGATGTACTACATCACGGTCTACAACGAGCCGATCGCGCAGCCGGCGGCCCCGGCGGAGCTCGACGTCGAAGGCATCACCAAGGGCATCTACCTGCTCGCGCCGGCCAAGATCGACGGCCCGCGCACGCAGATCCTGGCCTCCGGCGTCTCCGTGCCCTGGGCCCTCGAAGCCCAGCGGATCCTCGCCGAAGACTGGGGCGTCTCCGCCGACGTCTGGTCCGTGACCTCCTGGAGCGAACTGCGCCGCGACGCCATGGCCGCCGAAGAGGAAGCCTTCCTCAACCCCGGCCAGCCCGCCCGCGTCCCGTTCGTCACCCGGCAGCTCGCCGGCGCCACCGGCCCGATCGTCGCCGTCACCGACTACATGAAGGCCGTCCCGGACCAGATCCGCCAGTTCCTCCCGAACGAGTTCGCCTCACTCGGAGCCGACGGCTTCGGCTTCTCCGACACGCGCGCCGCAGCCCGCCGCTTCTTCAAGAACGACGTCCACTCCGTGGTTGTCCGTTCCCTGCAGATGCTGGCCCGGCGCGGAGAGGTCGACGCCCAGGCCCCGGCCCAGGCGATCGAGAAGTACCGCCTGCTCAACGTGAACGCCGGCACCACCGGCAACGCGGGCGGCGACTCCTGA